A genomic stretch from Shewanella woodyi ATCC 51908 includes:
- a CDS encoding M56 family metallopeptidase yields the protein MLNWLMEQTILISLICAILLVGHKQILKLFGAHHTYALWLAIPMLLLGSAIIHLVPNLLSNSRITQLEHYRVLADRTLADSELFLSTPTLLAIWTLGFAFMLMTIAVHAVRLKQLINHCSAFTSIETHLTVIQHQNIHSPMLVGLRKPKIIVPYGFEQLSIAQQTAVIEHELYHHRRGDIGMNLIAFSLLSIFWFNPICWLAYRRFRDDQELACDAQITTSMNTDEKIAYSRALLTYSQQAHIGMLHTHYGNKNILKERILQMKKQHEKSTLAIIGLTLGLGFSGLMLNQQVQAGDNHDSTHAAKKQQIYPLTRVEPKYPKAAIEAKQNGFVQLEFDIKKSGAVANVSVIKSSPKDVFDKQAVKALKQWTYKKSKQGAKGVQVQLDFVIDEPAADVERIKVTAK from the coding sequence ATGCTTAATTGGTTAATGGAGCAAACCATACTCATCAGCTTAATCTGTGCCATTTTATTAGTCGGTCACAAACAGATTTTGAAACTCTTCGGTGCCCACCACACCTATGCACTCTGGCTAGCCATTCCAATGCTGCTACTTGGCTCTGCCATCATACATCTAGTGCCAAACTTGCTATCTAACTCTCGCATCACACAACTTGAACACTATCGGGTACTAGCAGATAGAACATTAGCCGACAGTGAACTGTTTTTATCCACTCCCACTCTATTAGCAATCTGGACTCTTGGGTTCGCTTTCATGTTAATGACCATTGCCGTTCATGCTGTCAGGCTAAAACAGCTAATCAACCATTGCTCTGCGTTTACTAGCATAGAGACTCATCTGACCGTTATTCAACATCAGAATATTCACTCCCCTATGCTAGTGGGACTACGTAAACCAAAAATCATCGTTCCCTATGGATTTGAACAACTCAGTATCGCCCAACAAACCGCCGTGATTGAACATGAACTGTATCACCATCGCCGAGGGGATATCGGTATGAATCTTATCGCCTTCTCTCTGCTCAGTATTTTCTGGTTTAACCCTATCTGTTGGCTCGCATACCGACGTTTTCGCGATGATCAAGAGTTAGCTTGTGATGCTCAAATAACCACATCTATGAATACAGATGAAAAGATTGCCTATAGCCGAGCCTTGCTCACATACTCCCAGCAAGCTCACATCGGCATGTTACACACCCACTATGGAAATAAAAATATACTAAAAGAGAGGATATTACAGATGAAAAAACAACATGAAAAAAGCACACTCGCAATTATTGGGCTTACACTAGGTTTAGGCTTTAGCGGCTTAATGCTGAATCAACAAGTCCAAGCTGGTGATAATCATGACTCTACTCATGCTGCAAAAAAACAGCAAATCTATCCATTAACACGTGTAGAACCTAAATACCCAAAGGCCGCGATTGAAGCAAAACAAAATGGCTTTGTGCAGCTTGAGTTTGATATCAAAAAATCTGGTGCTGTAGCAAATGTCTCTGTGATCAAATCCTCACCTAAAGACGTATTCGACAAGCAGGCGGTTAAAGCGCTTAAGCAGTGGACCTACAAAAAGTCTAAGCAAGGTGCTAAAGGTGTTCAGGTGCAGTTAGATTTTGTTATTGATGAACCCGCAGCAGATGTTGAACGTATAAAAGTGACCGCAAAATAA